CTGAAAGGTGAAGCTGTTTTATATGTTAATAATGAGAAATTTTTAGTGAGAACAGGAGAAAGTATTTCCATCCAGCCGGAGTTGGAACATTTTATTTCCAATGAATCTCAGGATGATCTGGAATTCCTTGTTATTTCCAGCCCATCCACCAATAACGACCGAACCGAAATTGAAAAATAATTAAGATGGCTTTCCTGTACAACATATTTATTAGTCTCCTCATTTTCGGAATGAAGGTTTTTTCTTTGTTCAATGATAAAACTAAAAAAGGCGTTGAAGGAAGAAAACAGTCTTTAAATAAAGTAAAAGCAGCATTTTTACCTTCAGATAAAGTAATCTGGATGCATGCGGCCAGCCTGGGCGAA
The genomic region above belongs to Chryseobacterium shigense and contains:
- a CDS encoding cupin domain-containing protein produces the protein MIQSKNNSEHYTWGNGCDSWVLNNSQNLSVKQEKMPAGTAEKMHFHARAEQVFYILKGEAVLYVNNEKFLVRTGESISIQPELEHFISNESQDDLEFLVISSPSTNNDRTEIEK